From the bacterium genome, the window CGTTCGCCCAGATGCAGAACTCTATCTGGTACGGGAGAAGGTGGGGAACTACCCTGCTGGTGATGTTTGACGGATTGATCTTTGCGCTGGTAACAGCGGGGATATTCGGGTGGCTCTGGCCGAAGATGTAATGCGGATGCAATTGTGATCTGAAAAGAGTTGACCTCAATAAGGAAGCCTCGGTGTAAGCCGAGGCTTCTTCGTTAGTCGGGGAGCCGAAGACGGACACGTGGCCAGACCTCTTATTTTTGGTTTGGGGACAAGCGTCTAGTTGGCAATCAATTTTTCTAGTCTCTCCAGGCGGGCCTTCAGTTCCGCGTTTTCTGACTTAATTAGATTGAGATCCTTGGTCCGTTTCTCCAACTCTTTGACTGCGATCAGCAGAATGCCGTCAATATCCTGGGAGTTGATGGTGGTCTCAGTACCAATCGTGCCGACGCCATCATGTCCAAATCGCTCATAGAACTCCTGGGCCACCGGACCATAGTGACGAAACTGCTCCGGGTCGTGTCCTTTGTAATTCCAACTGGCGATGGGAAGATCAGCGAGCTTGTTGAGGACGGTTGTGCCGTTAATTGGCAAGAAATTCTCTTTGGCGGAGCTGTCGGAGACGACCGTGAGTCCGACCTGGCACTCGAGCACAGTGACCGAAAAATTACCGAGGCGGATCTTGTTGCTGGCGTTTACTATCGCACCATTGCCAATGGCGGTGGCATTGTTGAGGCCACTTGTCGACACATTTGCGCCATATCCTATTGCGGTATTGAATGATCCTGTTGAATTGGTTGAGAGCGCGACAAAGCCAACCCCCGTATTATTGTTTCCGCTCCCATTGCCTGAGAGCGCAGATCTTCCAAGCCCCGTATTACCGTTTCCGTTAGAGTTGAGACCGAGCGCGTTAACCCCGGCCGCAGTGTTGTCTCCTCCACTTTGATTTCGGTAGAGAGCTTCTTGACCAATTGCTGTATTTTCGGCACCATCTGTATTTGCGCTCAGGGCCGACCTGCCGTGAGCAGTATTTCGAGAACCCGTTGTATTGTGGTCAAGGGCAAAGGTACCAGTAGCGGAATTCTCAAAACCCGAACTGTTTGCGTAGAGAGCTTTGTAGCCAAATGCAGTATTCTGGTAGCCGTCATCATTCGAGAACATAGCAAGACTTCCGCCGGCGGAATTATGGTAGCCCGTGCCGTTGGAGAACATTGCATTTGCGCCGATCGCAGTGTTGTCGGTGCCGGTTCCATTAGAGAAGAGTGAGAGGCCACCAAGTGCTGTATTATTCGTACCTGTGCTATTAAGCAGCAACGCGCTGGATCCAACAGCGGTGTTGACTGAGCCGGTGGTATTGGTCAGCATGGCGCTAGAGCCAATGGCCACGTTTGACATACCAGTAGTATTTGCGCGTAGGGCACTATGCCCGTCGGCCGTGTTGAAATTGCCGGTCATGCTGAGGTTGCCCGATCTCAATCCAAGAAATGTATTCGCTACACCGTAGTTGTGGAGAAAAAGCGTATCTCCCTTGTAAATGTTTCCTGTCGCGGCTGATGATATATCTAGGAGGATATTCCCGCTAATGCTCCCACCGGTCGAACCGTCGACAGTACTCACGCGATATGCGTAGGGCATAGTAACGAGTCGTGTACGCGGGGTGAGCTCGGGGTCAACACCGACTCTTACACCCAAATACCGATTGCTCGAATTGAAAACCGTGTCAGTTACTGGGTTGACTGTGCCCAAAAGGACAGCAAAAAGTCCGCCGGAGGTTGTCACTGATTGCGTCTCAGTCCACTTACTGGTGCCACCGGAGGCGGCGTCGTAAATGGTGAAGACGACAGAGTAGCTGCCATCGGGAACGGCGGATCCACCGGAAGTAGTGAGACGTCCCTGGAAATTGAGAGCCGTTGGTGTAGCAGCCTCAGTCGACATTGTCGTTGCCAGAATGAGGATCAGCAATGGGGTAACGAAGCGCATGATCAAGCCCCTTGAGATAATGGGTGGTCTGTCAGTTCAGTGATAAATGGATTGCGTGTACCTATGATAGAGAAATATAGGGATGAATGCTAAAAATCAAAGAGGGAAAATATCATGAACAGCCCAACAACCGGGGAATAACCAAGAGACTGGCAGGAGAAGTGCCGGTAACTATGTTAGGCTAGTTCGGCTAGTAGCGGAAGACATCGGTACTCATGTACTTGAGGCCGGTGTCGCACATGAGGGTGACGACGGTTGCGTTGGGACCAAGTCGTTCGGCCACTTGTAAGGCGGCGATCACATTGGCGCCGGAGGAGGTGCCGGCAAAAAGACCCTCTTCTTTCGCCAGGCGGCGAGCCATCGCTTTGGCGTCCTCGGTTTTCACCGGAATGATCTGATCCACCAGACTCGGTTCCCAGAGCGGGGGGATATACCCAATACCGACACCCTCGATCTTGTGTGGGCCGGGCTGACCGCCGGAAAGTACGGGAGATTCAGCCGGTTCAACGACGACAGCGCTGACCTTCGAGTTGTGGCGCTTGAGCGCGGTTGCGACGCCTCGCGAGGAAGCGCCGGTTCCGGCCGACTGAACGAAAGCGTCAACCTTGCCGTTGGTTTGCGTCCAGATCTCTTCACCCAAAGAGAAATATCCGGCGATGCTGTCAGCGTTGCTGAGTTGATTTGTCCAATAGGTATTGGGGCGGAGGCTGATCTCACGCGCCACCTCGATCATATCAAGGATCAGTTTTTTGGTGGTGAGTCCGCCCTCGCTCGGGACGAGAGTGAGATGCGCGCCGAGTGCGGCCATATGGCGCAGCTTATCCTGCGAGAATGCCTCTGACGAAACGATCTCCAGATGGTACCCTCTGGCGACTGCGATCAGGGCGAGAGAGATACCGGTCGAGCCGCCGGTATATTCGACGATGGTATAGCCGGGTTTGAGGCGGCCATCTTCTTCAGCGCGGGCGATCATGGCCTGGGCGGCGCGATCTTTCATGGAGCCGGTTGGATTCTCCCATTCCAGTTTGACGAGGACCTTGGCACTCCCCGGAGGGACGACTGTGCGCAACGGCACCAGCGAGGTATTGCCGATGGCATTGAGAACACTGAGTTGCTCAGGCATATCTTGCTCCCGCAC encodes:
- a CDS encoding tail fiber domain-containing protein, with translation MRFVTPLLILILATTMSTEAATPTALNFQGRLTTSGGSAVPDGSYSVVFTIYDAASGGTSKWTETQSVTTSGGLFAVLLGTVNPVTDTVFNSSNRYLGVRVGVDPELTPRTRLVTMPYAYRVSTVDGSTGGSISGNILLDISSAATGNIYKGDTLFLHNYGVANTFLGLRSGNLSMTGNFNTADGHSALRANTTGMSNVAIGSSAMLTNTTGSVNTAVGSSALLLNSTGTNNTALGGLSLFSNGTGTDNTAIGANAMFSNGTGYHNSAGGSLAMFSNDDGYQNTAFGYKALYANSSGFENSATGTFALDHNTTGSRNTAHGRSALSANTDGAENTAIGQEALYRNQSGGDNTAAGVNALGLNSNGNGNTGLGRSALSGNGSGNNNTGVGFVALSTNSTGSFNTAIGYGANVSTSGLNNATAIGNGAIVNASNKIRLGNFSVTVLECQVGLTVVSDSSAKENFLPINGTTVLNKLADLPIASWNYKGHDPEQFRHYGPVAQEFYERFGHDGVGTIGTETTINSQDIDGILLIAVKELEKRTKDLNLIKSENAELKARLERLEKLIAN
- a CDS encoding cysteine synthase family protein, whose amino-acid sequence is MPEQLSVLNAIGNTSLVPLRTVVPPGSAKVLVKLEWENPTGSMKDRAAQAMIARAEEDGRLKPGYTIVEYTGGSTGISLALIAVARGYHLEIVSSEAFSQDKLRHMAALGAHLTLVPSEGGLTTKKLILDMIEVAREISLRPNTYWTNQLSNADSIAGYFSLGEEIWTQTNGKVDAFVQSAGTGASSRGVATALKRHNSKVSAVVVEPAESPVLSGGQPGPHKIEGVGIGYIPPLWEPSLVDQIIPVKTEDAKAMARRLAKEEGLFAGTSSGANVIAALQVAERLGPNATVVTLMCDTGLKYMSTDVFRY